acaaatagtcCATGGGTCACAAGGGGCTGCAAAATgcctgtaaaaagaaaaacttattaTACAGGCAATTCTTAAAGTATCGAACTACAGAGGCAGAtgaaaagtataaaaaatataaaaataaattaactaaCATTATGAGGACAAGTAAGAAAGAATATTATAGTAAATTATTGGAgagaaatagaaataatattAAAGGCATGTGGAATGTTCTAAATGGCATTGTGAGAAGTAGATCTCAAACTATAAATTACCCAGAGTACTATATTGAAAATAACAAGACCATTAACAATATGGAGGATGTGGTGAATGGTTTTAACAGATTCTTTGTAAATGTGGGACCAGATTTAGCAGCGAAAATAAAGAAACCAGTGACAACAGAAAGGGGGGATATAGAAGACATGGGGTACAGGAATCcaaatacaatgtttttagGTGCAGTTGATGAAAGAGAAATTGTAGAGAATGtaagaaactgtaaaaacaaaatctctAAAGATTGGAATGATATAGACATGTCCACAGTAAAGTCAGTTATTGAAGGAATTGCAAAACCACTCACCTACATCTGCAACTTGTCTTTTCAATCAGGTACATtcccagacaaaatgaaaatagctaAAGTATTACCACTGTTTAAATCCGGAGATCGAAATCAGTTCACAAACTACAGCTGTTTCATTACTCCCCCAATTCtccaaaatactggaaaaactaTTTAAGGACAGACTGGATAAATTTATTGAAAAGCACAAACTTATAACGGACAGTCAGTATGGTTTTAGAACGGCCGAGCAACATCTCTGGCACTAATGAAATTAATAGAAGAAATCACAGACTGTATGGACAATAAAAAAGTAGCAATAGGACTATTTGtggatttaaagaaagcatttgataccatAGATCATaatatattaataaagaaattagATAACTACGGTATTAGGGGAGTGGGGTTGAGTTGGATATCGAGTTACTTAAGAAACAGGCAACAGTTTGTACAGATGGGGAATCATAAATCAAAACTGATGAATATTACATGTGGGGTACCACAGGGGTCAGTATTAGGaccaaaattattcataatgTATATTAATGACATATGTAGTGTatctaaattattgaaatttattctgtttgctgacgacacaaatattttttgttccggtgagaatttgcagcagattttggagaccatcacaacagaaatgaataaattaaaactatggtttgataaaataaattatcattaaatctaagtaaaacaaagatcatgCTGTTTGGGAGACACAGAATGGATTGTAATGTAGAACTTATAATAGATGATAACAAATAGAGAGagtaagtgaaattaaatttcttggCGTGATTCTGgacaacaaaatctgctggaaacctcatgtgagctacatacgagcaaaactggcaaaatgcacatcaatactgtggaaaactaaacatatccTGGACATTAAGTCACTGTACACCTTATATTGCGcacttttttttgccatatctgtCTTATTGTGTTGAGGTCTGGGGAAACAGCTACAGAGCCACTCTACAGCCGATATGCACAATGCAGGAAAGAGCAATTaggataataaacaatgcaggatacagagaccacactaacccactattcataaaatcacacttgttgaaattcatggatctggtcaaattcaaaacagcacaaagaatgttcaaagcaagaaataatttaCTGCCGAAAAACATACAGGGGATGTTTGCGGAAAGGGAGGGTGGATATAATCTAAGAGGAGATCTGAACtataaaaaaccaaaagttcgaactacactgaaaagtatgtgcatgtcaagctgtggagtggctctgtggaacagtctggacccagaaataaaacaaagtagcaacagaaatctgtttaaaaaaaagtacaaaaaaatatttcttaataagtatatggaggaggaagtctggaactcgatgatgataacaaatggtgttgagtgttatacatatagtggaaattgatatattgctgttatactatagttatattataattattctgttatatagtatatatttatggggataagtatatggtgtgtgtgggtatatattatgtatttatagggatatctgcacggtatatgtatacatatattatattatgtgatgtcctatgatgtatgattttaaaacttgttaatagttaaaaaggggtaggaatctctaAAAAGTTTTACTTCTACTCCtgcttcttcctactccttttttcgaactgtgctgttatgttgttttttttgttttgtttgtttttgttttttttttcttttttctttgattcgcattaactttcctttttatcttttttctttttatacatgttcgaaaaataaataaattcattcattcattcattccattcattcattcattcattcattcattcattcattcattcaattcattAGCTGGCTTGCCTGTCAACAGTGTTTGGAGAAACTTGCTGACTGATTGAGGGAAGACATCTTTGTCCTGTTCCACATCAGGAGGCCATTCTTGGTTggtttcattctgttttatttcattccGCAGGAGCAGTGCAGCTTTAACAACCATTTCAACTGACTGAGTTCTGAGAGCATCCAGCTCAGTCTGCAGGGCATATGTTCTCTTCACAAGGTCACTCTTGGAGACCCTGTTGCTGCACAGTAGAAGTTTTTCACTGTCATCAGGGCAGATGTGAATAGATTGTGCCAGTTCTTTTTCCAGATGGTGACGAAGATTGTTCATGGATGATCTGGTTACTTGACTGGCTCCATGACAGAACATCAATTCTTCAAATCGCTTCCCAAGGGCTTCCATGGGCACTATGTCTTGGCAAGGGAGAGCTTGAGTTCTTATGTACATGACAAGTTCCTGGACGgcctgtgtttctgcagctttgtaCAGATCAGCATCATCAGCAACTCCACTGCCTAGAGCCGGCTCTTCACGGGTGTATGCACGATACCAGGATCTGTGATAATGTCCCTCTGCTGCGACAAGCTCCCTGCTGGTGATTGCCAACATTCGATCGTCAGCCTCTTGATAGCGGATTCTCGGATCCTGCTGTCTGCCCGTAGCTCACAGCACTTGACCAGGCTCTCACGGGTTTTCTGACCCTTGATATATTTGCTGTTTCTTTCACAGAAGATGCATTTCTCCTCTAAAACCCTTGAGCTGGTTGGTGTAACACGCTTCCTTTTGGCTGAGCTTCCTTCACTTTGCAACTTTGAGACATGTGCATCTAACTGTTTCTTCATTGTGAAGTAACTCCTGCATTTTCGGTGGTACCAAATCTGAGGCCACTCCCCGTTAGGCGTTGCTTTTGCAAGCTCTATCAGGCTGACATGTCCCCTGATCTCTGCTGCGTTAACCGAAGTCTTCCACGAGTCCAAGTCTGTGGGTGCACCAGTTGGGAGCTGTCAGTAGTGCAATGAATAGCACATTCTTTACCTTTTTCATCACTTTCACTGGACTTAGTGGCCATGGCTTTTCTAGGTCATCATGTTTCTGAAACATTGAgataaaatgctttttaaagaCCTACATTATATGGTTTTGAGACTAATCTTCTAATCTAGTGTAAtctaatttaaaggtgcatgtgtgtgtgtatgtgtgtgtgtgtgtgtgtgtgtgtgtgtgtgtgtgtgtgtgtgtgtgtgtgtgtgtgtgtgtgtgtgtgtcctataCTTTTATGACTATTTGAACTGTAGTagggaaatgagaggaaatccaatgcaaaaaacaaacaaaaaagaacagctTCAGTTGATCATTTAGATCAACTACCTGGCTAACTAGCTTGCTAGCTAGCATTTGATAACACAGGTATCAGCCTGATCATCAGCATTACTTTGATTGAATTTCTCCCATAACATTAATGGTACATTATTGTGAGAGTGGCTTCATTGTTTGTATGGTTTCAATGCACCGAATTCAGCACTATCTCAGCTTCGAGAGAAAAGATCTCTATCTCCCGCTACCCTCACACCTAGCTAACGCTGTAGCAGCGGACCTGCAATGACACCACTTCATCCATAATCATCAGTCAAAAGTCATATCACAACTTAACGGAACCCcctaatattttattttatcactAGCTGTGTTTGATTAATGTTGTTTGAATGGTGACGTaactcctcccctggtgacgtagcccctccccctggtgacgtaacTCCTCCCTCTGGTGACGTaactcctcccctggtgacgtagcccctccccctggtgacgtacactgcaaaaaaggctttatttaagagaaaattctctgaaatcaagaacaTGAAATCGTTTTCTGTGACTTGGCTGTTGTTCCCGGTGTTAAAGGTCTTTTCTTACCAGGCTGCCTCAGCAGGACCGAGGTCGACATGTTCTCACTTTTGAccgtctgctgtgtgtttgtgcagccgGCGGTGGAACCCAGAACCCTCGACCGGCCCCCCCACGAGCCGCGTGGCAGAACCTTCAGAGAGGGGAACGAGCCAGAGCGCCCCAAGGACCCCGAGGATCCTGGGAAAGCAGAGGAACCCGAGGATCTTGGGAAAGCAGAAGAATCTGAGGATTCTGGGAAACCAGAGGACCCCAAGGATCCTGGGAAAGCAGAGGAACCCGAGGATCTTGGGAAAGCAGAAGAATCTGAGGAATGTGAGGAACCCAAGGAACCGGTGTGCCTGTGCAGGCAGTGTGGGAGTGTTCTCCCTGAGCAGAGCCCCCACAGGGAGCACGTCTGGAACCGGGCCGGACCGTACCAGTCCGACCGGGCCGGACCGTACCTGTGCTCCCACTGCGAACAGAACTTCAGCCCACCAAAAGATCTGACGGGCCACGCTGGAGTCCACAGCGAGGACAAACCCCACAGCTGTGACTTCTGCGGCAGAAGCTTCCGCTGTTTGAGCACGTACAAGAACCACGTGCGCatccacaccggcgagaagccgtacCGCTGCGCCTTCTGCGGCAGCAGGTTCACGCAGTGCAGCACCTACGTGCAGCACCTGCGCatccacaccggcgagaagccctACACCTGCCAGCAGTGCGGCCGGAGCTTCAGCCGCGTCAGCTACTACAACCAGCACCGGCGCgtccacaccggcgagaagaCCACCTGGTGCCGCGTCTGCGGGCGGGGCTTCGGCCGGCTGGGGAGCTACGTGCGCCACCTGCGCATgcacacgggcgagaagccgtaCCGCTGCGAGCAGTGCCACCGGAGCTTCAGCCAGTCGGGCAGCTACAGCCAGCACCTGCGCACCCACAGCGGTGAGAAGCCGTACTGGTGCTCGCTCTGCAAGCGCTACTTTGCGTGGTCGCTGTCCCTGAGGAAGCACCGCTGCGTCAGAGCGGACGACGACGAGGCGGACCGCGAGACGGACGCCGTTTGATCACGTCGGCCTTCGCCTCTCGTGCTTCCAGAAGCGATCCGTCCCGAGAAAACACTTTTAACATTCCAACTTTTTCATGTTGAAAGAGAGCATGACCGGTCAGAACCAGGACTGCTGAGGCCCTGCCCACACCACAACCACAACCAGGGACAACTCCAGActtcttctgtttccatggcaacagtgcTGGGAGTCACCAAAACAATCACTTGTTGGAACCGGTTGCAAAGGTTGAGCTGGTCTGAGACGCTCCAGGAGGAATAAGCAAGGCCGCCTCCAGAGCGAGTCCCGGGTCGACAGCGTCGCAGCGTCCAGTCCGTACTGCTACTCCCCATTCTGAATGTTTCGAGCGCATCATGATCTGTCCACGTGTGTGTggactcaacacacacaccaccaacagCGACCCCTTGTGGCCTGACACGCCAACTACAccgtttcagtgtttctgctgtggcCGTGTGAACGCCACACGTTTCTGAAACTGACACGAAATTTCCCTTAAGGCgtgaatgttttctctgtttgcccTTGCACATGATAAGCCCTATGGATGGTTTCTTCTCAAGAATTAAtggtaaaacaaacaaaataaataaaatacttctTAAAACGCACCCCTCATCCACAGATTTGCTTATTTGTGCTCCGTCTGAAGCGCCACAAAGAGGCGTAGTATTATCCCATATTTTTCCTCAGATGGACGTACTGATTAGAGTATTGAACGTTTAGAGTTAGATGTTGTTAAATAACCTTCCCTCCATTGTCTGTAAAACCtgtgatttattcatttttctgaATCGTCTCCTGGGCTGCGGTGGTGAGGGAAAAGGCTGCACGAGACCCGCAGACCACCACTTCACCGTTTCTGATTTAATACTGCAATAATCTCAACAGCAGCTTTGAGTTCCTCTATTCCACATTTGTGAGATGAAACGGCGCTGTGTTCCTCAGTAATTGTTTCGATGGGTGAATGTTGTTAATGAGCATTATGTTTCCCTCGTTGAGGGACTATGCGTGCTTCTAATTGCTTTGTTAAATAATTTATGAATGGAAGTGAAATCTCTGGCATCGTGGGAGCGGAACTGAAGTCCTGCGGAACCTGGAGAAGGACACGGCCATCCGGAAGCGGTGTGAAATTCGAACAGCAACAATAAACGTGCACTTTCTCTTCACAGTACGTCTGCGCAATCCTCattttatccaaaaaaaaaatgatagaacagaCTGAAGAAGCCTCTTTGAGGTAAGACGCACATTCTGCTGTTTGCACAGTTTGATCTGCTTCACGCCGCTGACCACTCTTTTCACCGAAGGCGACTATGTCCTGGAAAACAGTCTGCTCCCCGGCCACAGGCATTGTTTAATAATGTTTACTTCTTTCGTTGCGCTGGAGCTAAGAGCGCTTGGTGTCTGCTACAGCTGCACGATTAATGGATTTTGAATCGTAACCGGCTTTTTGGGTTAAGAAGAtgttaaaaatactgaaatcgTACGTGAACGATTTCAGCTTTTCACATGAACAAGTCCTTTTTGGGGCCTCTGAGCCACCGTAGTTTCTCCGTCCGTCTCATGACGTCATGGCGGAAGTGCGTTCCTGCTCAGCGTCTGGTAactaacaacaacaagcatggcTGCTGCCGGAGGAGTGACATTGCTCAGGGAAGTGAGGTTTAGGCTGAGTTCATCCCGACTTGGGCATCTCgatcgacctccgacctcctcctcgaagcggccccggctccacccaaGGTAGGTCGACCCAACGAGAAAAAGGTGTTCACACTGTGGCTCCCggctttttcttttacaaaaagcgactttattcattttattttttgttcccaGTAGGAACAGGGACCTGGAGTGTGTTAAGATGAGGTGCTCTGAATCTCAGgggattcttgtgtttattttgcaacAGAATtaatttgaatgaatgaatgaatgaatttatttgtttcgaacaatcaaaagaaaatggaaaataggtcgtcaacaaaagcaaacacatgcatagtaaaattaaaagaaaacgaaGATTGCAGCAACAACCTGCATTTGTTACCGATCTACATGTtcgaaaaggagtaggaagaagttaAACTTATTAAATCCTACCCCTTTTATCCTCACTTCCTACAGTGATATTTTAACTTCTACATATTTATACTTTTCATACACAGTCACAGCATAACATTTCCCCTATATAATACTTAATTTCTGTATATAATCTACCTCTactacatacatacacacacatatatacattatacacacatacatatacatacagtatatacacaactacatacatacatataaacacatatatacacacatacctacatatatacatatacacacatacacacatacacactcacccatacatatacacactagggatgggacgagatcgaatgccgcaagattgagtacgtttatatgcaggcaataactctttattaactggaatattgacagAATAACACATTACacggcgcacagccatataaacacgtgcaaaaccctgaatatggtcatattcatatttaaaaacccggtcgaaaggaacataaaatactgttctgcgcatgttctatccgcaaggaatcttggtcttttgagtccacagactacttgtgatacagtttaattactacgacgtaaataaaatgtgcggaaacgatcgttcagttcttctcttttattgaaaaaacggtacatcgcatcaatgaacattttaccacgtcttcccggctcacactctttttctaacaacatgcagagagagcctgcagcctgcagccttcttcctctgtggtgtctgtgtaaaataaggttgaacatgcaaacagcacacctagtggcaggaagtgcaaatgcagtcatggcgtcgtctgtgcgccgagGTTTGAATGGGGAAACAGGAGTCATGGTGCGTTCACTTTTCTATGCAAactctatggtggacgagcgtcgtggagcggcggggcggcgcgtcaggagcgtcagtagcgtcgcttttcgagcgtttcgagcgtcgacgcccacgatgcgcgtccccggcgtcagaagtgtcgtgagcgtcgctttttgagagttgggaaaactgaactttcgacgcgctgccgctgggcgtcaaccaatcagagacgatccctccggtgctacgtcactacgagtgatccgaggacCGATGCGGGCCGACCAGTGCTGCCAACTTGACGACtgtctcgctaaatctggcgactttccaaagcctcttggcgactgaaatgatcatttgttgaacagaaaaactaaaatgaTTAATCATGGAAACAAAATCTGCAGTTATACTGAAAGTCCAGATTGAGCAGGCTGATTATATTATAAATTATGAAGTGAATATTAATCATTTCAATCCAATAGTTAATACTTTAACTAATGATTAATTCTTTTctgtgttaaaggtgctgtaggcagaattccgcatctccgccatcttgcttagggttacctaagcaagatggcgatttgacccatctaagacggtgatttgaaacccagcacagccaatcctgtcctgttttctctgacatcacgccctcacgcaagttaagcccctcccacaagaacgtgcgacgaacgcctctcgaccaatcacggttagagcctcaggggctcttctgattggtcaaagatacctggagctgtgagattccttttcagctcagaacagagacagatggaaacgctgcgccctcacggtagagcagttatgctgcactcctaaaggattatcaatggatactctaacatttaatccaaagaaaacacagaaacattagcattgactagcaaaatcctgcctacagcacctttaaatgtccAGGTGTTTCCAAATCCAAGTCGTCCAAGCTGAAGGTGGTAAAATGGAGGAAGAGATTGCGTCGGCAGAGACCGAACAAGGAGAAGCTGTGAGCAGTGAAGGCGACGCCGTTACAGACGAGGCCGACAGCAGGCCTGTTCAGCGGGGAAGAGGAAGGTCGCAAGACTCCAAGCAGCTGGaggtttgtgtttcagagatGGACGTTTCCTCAGGTGATCCCAGTGGTTCACCCTCCCCGAGAGGAAGAGGCCGTCCAAAACTTTccaccacaaaacacacagaagaggACGGTTTGGAGGACGGCAACAATGACGATCCGGTGCCAAAGGCTCGGGGTCAAGGCAGGCCCAAAGGGTCAAAGAAACAGAACAGTGAAAAAAGCCAGACTGAGCAGACTCCTAAGAAAAGGGGCCGGCCTAGAAAGTCCCTCAGTCACATTCCAGGTGAGGGTGAGAAACCTCCTGACTTACCCAACGGTGGCACCGACAGGCCGAAGAGAGGACGTCCCAAAGCGCATCTTCAAGCGCAAATTAGAAAGTTCAGCAAGTGGGGAAGAGGGCGCAACGCCGAGCGAACGAGGTCGGCCGAAAGGCTCTCTCAACAAGAAGCCCTGGCCAGAGCGGGACGCCGGCGAGGACGCAGAGGCCGACCAGGTCCCAGACCAACCCTGATCAGGGAGGGGGCGGTGGCTTAGAGTGGCGTTGTCCCAGAGCGCCTCGAATGGCATTGCAAAGATGTTGAAGGGGGAGGCCACGAGAAAATGCTTCCCTCCAGCCCTCAGACGGTTCCCAGCCAGTCAAGAGAGGAAGAGGTTGGTTGAAAGGCTCGTCCCAGGAGAAGCCCGCTGCCGATACGACGCTCGGTCAGGCTGGCCGGCTTCGGAAAgtctctcagctgactgcaAAAGGGAAGAAGCACAGGCGACTGCGATTATACCCGTGACCGGCCAAAAGAGGGAGGCCGAGGAAGGATCCCTGCCGCCGCCCGATGACTGGAAGAAGCCCAAAGTGTGGAAGCCGAGGAAGGCCGAGGAAGGCCGAGGAAATACCGCCGGGTCGACCCTCCGGAGGGCGCTGTGTCGACTCGCCGCCAGAGCCGCGGCCGGCCCCGCAAGTCCCAGCCCAGAAAAGGCGCTCATCTGTGTAAAAGTGTCCCGGCAGCTCCGCAGCAGTCCTGCGACAGCCCACCGAGAAAAAGGGGCCGTCCCAAAAAGAGCGAGGACGGCGCCCCGCAGAAGAAGAGGGGTCGTCCTCAGGGCTCTTTAAACCGAGCCAGAAGTAGAACGCCGCCCGGCGACGGCCTCCCCAACCACTCTGACCCGCCCAGTGACTCTGaggctgaggaggtggaggagggggcggagctcgCCACTGCATCCGCCGAGCTGCCAGTCCATACAGAAGACCCCAGTCAGGACACGGTCGCCATctgaccaaaacacacacacacgcacatgttGCTGtagtaattacattttaaaacattttcatcaatgggaaaagaaaagaagaaaacagtttttcattttgtcagctGGCTGGGCGAGATGTTCTGTCGCTCCTCTGTTTCTCTGACTcggcttcttgttttcactgTGCTTCATTTACTTCttgttttttaatacatttgtttttttgtcatctgAGTAGGAAAGCTCTAATAATGTTTTGCGAGGACTGGCTGACACGGCGGTGGCTCTGATGGAGAGActgttctgttttcattgtgcctctcggctgcagtgtttgttcCTTTAGTTTTCAGTAAAACGGTTGCTGGGAAGTTTTTCGAGTGGTAGGAAATCCCAGAGAAATGTTAGACTGTTAGGAAATGTAGGTCAACGCAGTTTCATATTCAgcaattccttttttttcttttttttcatctgttaaAAAAAGTCCATGGAATTGGTagattcattttgattttaaatccATTCACCTTTTGTTTCCATTCCTCTGAAATCTCCATAAACATCCGTTCTAGCAGGTTTGGGACTCGGTGTCTTGCCATATGATTGcaaacttttttatttgttgtctgTGGAATGTTTCCCCAGACtggtttttaatggtttttgcTGTCCCTTacatcaaaataaagaaaataaaacccttttttttttttttttttttttttttttttgtcattgagattaaagctcgtgtccggagtttctgtttgtttccagtgtACGAGGGAGAACCCTAAAGAAACTAGAGTTCAGtcataaaatattaataataatgagtttcgacttctggccgtcagatgtgctacaggtaaacCTCATGCATGTCTGCGAAAAAtctgagatcccagagtgacCCTGACGTCTGTCACgtgctatttatagtaacagagtgctgCACCCCTCTGCGATTTCTCCACAATGGCGACAGTGACTGGAcagccggctgaactggacacgctggtgattggcagctctatagttagagacgtgaagctgccagcggtgaaggttaggtgttactcgggggccagagtgggggacatcgaggggaaccttaggcttttaaaacaggaaggtaggagattccgtcgagtcgtgattcacgcaggcggtaatgatgcctggtggagacaatcagaggtgctcaaattacaagtagcctcggtgtgtgaattggctaagtcgatgtctgatgctgtaatattctctggtcccctgcccaatttggtcaatgatgaaatgtatagccgactttcatcattcaatcgctggttgtctagatggagtgaggaaaacggagttatttttctaaacaactggtgcaccttctggggaaagcctgggctcatccgcagggacggcatccacccaactttggatggtgcagcccttttagctcgcaatatggctgatcggcttagtaccctaaattgacaaaccagctatgagccccgggcgcagagcagtcgtgtagaacgcccCTCTGTTGATCtagttgatcccgtcactaatcctgctcccggatttttacaagtcaagcatggaggtttacctaggctaacagagactgagtctgtccatagtgctcaaagcattagaaaaaagtcaatgggtaaaaagcttaacacctgtacgagacagaataactcttccagtaggaaatacataaaatgtggtctactaaacattagagcaatctccactaaatcgctgttagttaatgaccttatcggtgacaataacatcgatctccttgctctaacagaaacttagcttcagcaagatgactatgtgaggctcaatgaatgtacccctccaacctatgttaatttccaaacagctagatcaacaggtggaggtggaggtgtggcagtgatatcccactccagtcttcttcttaaacccaaaactgatgttaaattcaactctttttaaggcttaatactaacgcttacttgtccaaattggaagaatcaaaaggctgtgctattaattactgtgtatcgacctcctggtccttactctgactttttaactgagttctcagagtttttaagcaatatagtattggctcataacaagatccttataataggtgactttaacatccatgtggatgattctggtgacagtttgagtaatgtgtttattgcagtattagatagtatcggtttcactcaaaatgttgatgaatccactcatagtcacaagcacaccctggatctggtcttaacatatgggatagaggtcagggacctaaatgttctccctcagaaccccatactctcagaccatttcttaattacttttcaggttttgattgaagactactctgctcaaaaagataaaattcagctgatacggacattatctgaaaaatctgtggctcggtacaaagaattgatccagcctgcatttgctgcattatcttgtgaactcacagaaatgagcttattgaccagtggtgataatagtgatcagtttgttgacagtgctatgcactcactaaaatctgcccttgacgtagtggctccgttgcagctgaaaaccaatcgacccaggcgcgttgctccatggttgaattctgaaacccgtgttctcaaacaaaaaactcggcaattagaaagactgtggcgtaaatctaaatcggaacaatctctgaaggcctggaaatgtagcttgctaagctataaacaagctctttttaaagccaagacattatattactcttgtttaatagaaataaacaaaaataaccctcggtttctattcaacactgtagccagactggcaaacagtcatactgtagtggaaccagtaatacCAGCATCTtgaaactgccatgactttcttaaattctttaatgataaaatcataaccatcagaggtaaaatcagtgaagcgctttcctcagatcaagctcagggaatccagccactgctgccacctgaaatacctgaaatactagatagtttctcatcagtagatggggctgagattacttcgattgtaatgtcttctaaaacttcgaccaGTCTCCTAGATCCagttccaactaagcttttcaaagatattcttccagttatcttaaatacgatcataactataataaat
The nucleotide sequence above comes from Salarias fasciatus chromosome 6, fSalaFa1.1, whole genome shotgun sequence. Encoded proteins:
- the LOC115390437 gene encoding zinc finger protein 239-like, with product MKTAAEEKPAVEPRTLDRPPHEPRGRTFREGNEPERPKDPEDPGKAEEPEDLGKAEESEDSGKPEDPKDPGKAEEPEDLGKAEESEECEEPKEPVCLCRQCGSVLPEQSPHREHVWNRAGPYQSDRAGPYLCSHCEQNFSPPKDLTGHAGVHSEDKPHSCDFCGRSFRCLSTYKNHVRIHTGEKPYRCAFCGSRFTQCSTYVQHLRIHTGEKPYTCQQCGRSFSRVSYYNQHRRVHTGEKTTWCRVCGRGFGRLGSYVRHLRMHTGEKPYRCEQCHRSFSQSGSYSQHLRTHSGEKPYWCSLCKRYFAWSLSLRKHRCVRADDDEADRETDAV